From Oryza sativa Japonica Group chromosome 4, ASM3414082v1, one genomic window encodes:
- the LOC4336772 gene encoding uncharacterized protein isoform X1 produces MEKLDNEKFIFGFEVSEPSKDEKSRETYDPTEGSVLKCGDDEDFPTDCCIVQLSSSIPVEADPETKMPKGAIFAVFLINMKTYNRIWKCLRLGANDGNLANLQNKSSTNMVNLVRQYKPKVVEDNSSQVSQCLKHGSMDFLGLEKLNLNASQLNAVADCVSVMENQLSSLKLIWGPPGTGKTKTISTILWAMLIKGRKTLTCAPTNTSILEVASRIVRLVRGCSDGSACFLSDIVLFGNKKRMKIDDGHELSVIFLDSRAERLLPCFVPNTGWRHCLCSLIDLLENSVTKYKYYIEDVLEKRKDIEKETAEKDKGENVPWRMQFGNGSCEKKCGRPEDKEEASRLLPFKYYLKDGYNNLSQNLSYCIEILYNNHPRNSGTERSFQCMLEVLELIKILHGMINCYKGNADIWSDELLETMIEEDSDPVLWSEQLVSVQTSTCIKSKFRLARLLCVQELKYLVKNLELPNYYSIQPIKLYLLQRTKCILCTVSSSFRLYNVPMDVSPSGICGPFKQPEKANLLEMLIVDEAAQLKECETLIPLQLPGITQAVLIGDEYQLPALVKSKIADNAFFGRSVFERLSLLGYSKHLLNVQYRMHPEISRFPVATFYDGKISDGSNVTSKNYERKFLASKIFGPYSFINVDGGHETAEKNGRSLKNTIEVATVLRIVQRLFKEAVSTQSKLSVGVVSPYNAQVRAIQEKVGKFIKNGLDAYKPAKVSETKAKLPFMRSLKLARFSLSGRLKYRMASVSRLVCSVVTRVCRRKKTMCVTVSIVLLTM; encoded by the exons ATGGAGAAGCTTGATAATGAGAAGTTTATATTTGGTTTTGAGGTTTCAGAACCATCAAAGGATGAGAAATCGAGGGAGACATATGATCCGACAGAAG GTTCGGTTCTCAAATGTGGAGATGATGAAGATTTCCCAACTGATTGCTGCATTGTTCAGCTGTCATCTTCTATTCCTGTTGAGGCAGATCCTGAAACCAAAATGCCTAAAGGAGCAATATTTGCTGTGTTTCTCATAAATATGAAGACATACAATCGTATATGGAAATGCCTTCGATTGGGAGCAAATGATGGTAATCTTGCCAATCTTCAGAACAAAAGCAGTACTAATATGGTCAATCTTGTGCGGCAATACAAACCAAAG GTAGTGGAAGACAACTCATCCCAAGTATCTCAGTGCTTGAAACATGGATCAATGGATTTCCTTGGCCTTGAGAAGTTAAACCTAAATGCTTCACAGCTGAATGCAGTAGCAGATTGTGTCTCAGTAATGGAGAACCAATTGTCTTCCCTAAAACTGATATGGGGCCCTCCTGGGACGGGTAAAACCAAAACCATCAGCACTATATTGTGGGCAATGCTCATCAAAGGCCGAAAGACACTTACTTGTGCACCTACCAATACTTCCATATTGGAGGTAGCATCTCGAATTGTCCGTCTTGTTAGGGGATGTTCAGATGGTAGTGCCTGCTTCCTAAGTGATATTGTTCTGTTTGGAAACAAAAAGAGGATGAAGATAGATGATGGTCATGAGCTTTCTGTGATATTTCTTGACTCTCGTGCTGAGCGATTGTTACCATGTTTTGTGCCAAACACGGGTTGGAGGCATTGCTTGTGCTCACTGATAGATCTTCTTGAGAATTCTGTGACCAAGTACAAGTATTACATTGAGGATGTACTTGAGAAAAGGAAGGATATAGAAAAGGAGACTGCTGAGAAGGATAAAGGTGAAAATGTTCCTTGGAGAATGCAATTTGGAAATGGTAGCTGTGAGAAGAAATGTGGGAGACCTGAAGATAAGGAAGAGGCATCCAGATTGCTTCCATTCAAATATTATTTGAAAGATGGTTACAACAACCTTTCTCAGAATTTGAGCTATTGCATTGAGATACTGTACAACAATCATCCAAGAAATTCAGGAACAGAACGGAGCTTTCAGTGTATGCTGGAGGTACTTGAATTGATCAAAATTCTTCATGGAATGATAAACTGCTATAAGGGCAATGCTGACATATGGTCAGATGAACTGCTTGAAACCATGATAGAAGAGGATAGTGATCCTGTTTTGTGGTCTGAGCAGTTAGTCTCTGTGCAAACTAGCACATGCATTAAATCCAAGTTCAGGCTTGCCAGATTGCTGTGTGTGCAAGAATTAAAATATCTCGTCAAGAACTTGGAGCTTCCAAATTATTACAGTATACAGCCAATTAAACTCTATCTGCTGCAAAGAACAAAATGCATTCTCTGTACTGTTTCTAGCTCTTTCAGGCTGTACAACGTGCCCATGGATGTTTCTCCCTCGGGCATATGTGGACCGTTCAAGCAGCCTGAAAAGGCAAATCTTCTGGAGATGCTAATTGTTGATGAGGCTGCACAACTCAAAGAGTGTGAGACCTTAATTCCTTTGCAGCTTCCTGGTATTACGCAGGCTGTTTTGATTGGAGATGAATATCAGCTACCTGCTTTGGTGAAAAGCAAA ATAGCTGACAATGCTTTCTTTGGACGAAGTGTTTTTGAGAGGCTAAGTTTGTTGGGCTACAGTAAGCACCTTCTCAATGTCCAATACAGGATGCATCCAGAAATAAGCAGGTTTCCAGTTGCTACATTTTATGATGGCAAGATATCTGACGGCTCCAATGTCACTAGTAAGAATTATGAAAGGAAGTTTTTAGCAAGCAAAATATTTGGGCCATATTCGTTTATTAATGTAGATGGGGGTCATGAAACAGCTGAGAAGAATGGTCGTAGCCTGAAAAACACAATAGAAGTTGCTACAGTTTTGAGAATAGTTCAGAGATTATTCAAAG AAGCAGTTTCTACACAAAGCAAGCTCTCTGTTGGTGTTGTGTCCCCATACAATGCTCAAGTTAGAGCTATCCAGGAGAAAGTCggtaaatttatcaaaaatggACTCGATGCATATAAGCCGGCCAAGGTTTCAG AAACCAAGGCCAAACTACCGTTCATGAGAAGTCTGAAGCTTGCAAGATTCAGTTTGTCTGGACGCTTGAAATATCGTATGGCGTCGGTGTCAAGGCTTGTTTGTTCAGTTGTCACTCGGGTTTGCCGAAGGAAGAAAACCATGTGTGTTACTGTTAGTATTGTGTTGCTGACAATGTGA
- the LOC4336772 gene encoding uncharacterized protein isoform X2 has product MEKLDNEKFIFGFEVSEPSKDEKSRETYDPTEGDIIAMSTQKPKHVSDLTQNKASYVLGSVLKCGDDEDFPTDCCIVQLSSSIPVEADPETKMPKGAIFAVFLINMKTYNRIWKCLRLGANDGNLANLQNKSSTNMVNLVRQYKPKVVEDNSSQVSQCLKHGSMDFLGLEKLNLNASQLNAVADCVSVMENQLSSLKLIWGPPGTGKTKTISTILWAMLIKGRKTLTCAPTNTSILEVASRIVRLVRGCSDGSACFLSDIVLFGNKKRMKIDDGHELSVIFLDSRAERLLPCFVPNTGWRHCLCSLIDLLENSVTKYKYYIEDVLEKRKDIEKETAEKDKGENVPWRMQFGNGSCEKKCGRPEDKEEASRLLPFKYYLKDGYNNLSQNLSYCIEILYNNHPRNSGTERSFQCMLEVLELIKILHGMINCYKGNADIWSDELLETMIEEDSDPVLWSEQLVSVQTSTCIKSKFRLARLLCVQELKYLVKNLELPNYYSIQPIKLYLLQRTKCILCTVSSSFRLYNVPMDVSPSGICGPFKQPEKANLLEMLIVDEAAQLKECETLIPLQLPGITQAVLIGDEYQLPALVKSKIADNAFFGRSVFERLSLLGYSKHLLNVQYRMHPEISRFPVATFYDGKISDGSNVTTEKNGRSLKNTIEVATVLRIVQRLFKEAVSTQSKLSVGVVSPYNAQVRAIQEKVGKFIKNGLDAYKPAKVSETKAKLPFMRSLKLARFSLSGRLKYRMASVSRLVCSVVTRVCRRKKTMCVTVSIVLLTM; this is encoded by the exons ATGGAGAAGCTTGATAATGAGAAGTTTATATTTGGTTTTGAGGTTTCAGAACCATCAAAGGATGAGAAATCGAGGGAGACATATGATCCGACAGAAGGTGATATAATAGCCATGTCCACTCAAAAGCCAAAGCATGTTTCTGATTTGACACAAAATAAAGCATCATATGTTTTAGGTTCGGTTCTCAAATGTGGAGATGATGAAGATTTCCCAACTGATTGCTGCATTGTTCAGCTGTCATCTTCTATTCCTGTTGAGGCAGATCCTGAAACCAAAATGCCTAAAGGAGCAATATTTGCTGTGTTTCTCATAAATATGAAGACATACAATCGTATATGGAAATGCCTTCGATTGGGAGCAAATGATGGTAATCTTGCCAATCTTCAGAACAAAAGCAGTACTAATATGGTCAATCTTGTGCGGCAATACAAACCAAAG GTAGTGGAAGACAACTCATCCCAAGTATCTCAGTGCTTGAAACATGGATCAATGGATTTCCTTGGCCTTGAGAAGTTAAACCTAAATGCTTCACAGCTGAATGCAGTAGCAGATTGTGTCTCAGTAATGGAGAACCAATTGTCTTCCCTAAAACTGATATGGGGCCCTCCTGGGACGGGTAAAACCAAAACCATCAGCACTATATTGTGGGCAATGCTCATCAAAGGCCGAAAGACACTTACTTGTGCACCTACCAATACTTCCATATTGGAGGTAGCATCTCGAATTGTCCGTCTTGTTAGGGGATGTTCAGATGGTAGTGCCTGCTTCCTAAGTGATATTGTTCTGTTTGGAAACAAAAAGAGGATGAAGATAGATGATGGTCATGAGCTTTCTGTGATATTTCTTGACTCTCGTGCTGAGCGATTGTTACCATGTTTTGTGCCAAACACGGGTTGGAGGCATTGCTTGTGCTCACTGATAGATCTTCTTGAGAATTCTGTGACCAAGTACAAGTATTACATTGAGGATGTACTTGAGAAAAGGAAGGATATAGAAAAGGAGACTGCTGAGAAGGATAAAGGTGAAAATGTTCCTTGGAGAATGCAATTTGGAAATGGTAGCTGTGAGAAGAAATGTGGGAGACCTGAAGATAAGGAAGAGGCATCCAGATTGCTTCCATTCAAATATTATTTGAAAGATGGTTACAACAACCTTTCTCAGAATTTGAGCTATTGCATTGAGATACTGTACAACAATCATCCAAGAAATTCAGGAACAGAACGGAGCTTTCAGTGTATGCTGGAGGTACTTGAATTGATCAAAATTCTTCATGGAATGATAAACTGCTATAAGGGCAATGCTGACATATGGTCAGATGAACTGCTTGAAACCATGATAGAAGAGGATAGTGATCCTGTTTTGTGGTCTGAGCAGTTAGTCTCTGTGCAAACTAGCACATGCATTAAATCCAAGTTCAGGCTTGCCAGATTGCTGTGTGTGCAAGAATTAAAATATCTCGTCAAGAACTTGGAGCTTCCAAATTATTACAGTATACAGCCAATTAAACTCTATCTGCTGCAAAGAACAAAATGCATTCTCTGTACTGTTTCTAGCTCTTTCAGGCTGTACAACGTGCCCATGGATGTTTCTCCCTCGGGCATATGTGGACCGTTCAAGCAGCCTGAAAAGGCAAATCTTCTGGAGATGCTAATTGTTGATGAGGCTGCACAACTCAAAGAGTGTGAGACCTTAATTCCTTTGCAGCTTCCTGGTATTACGCAGGCTGTTTTGATTGGAGATGAATATCAGCTACCTGCTTTGGTGAAAAGCAAA ATAGCTGACAATGCTTTCTTTGGACGAAGTGTTTTTGAGAGGCTAAGTTTGTTGGGCTACAGTAAGCACCTTCTCAATGTCCAATACAGGATGCATCCAGAAATAAGCAGGTTTCCAGTTGCTACATTTTATGATGGCAAGATATCTGACGGCTCCAATGTCACTA CTGAGAAGAATGGTCGTAGCCTGAAAAACACAATAGAAGTTGCTACAGTTTTGAGAATAGTTCAGAGATTATTCAAAG AAGCAGTTTCTACACAAAGCAAGCTCTCTGTTGGTGTTGTGTCCCCATACAATGCTCAAGTTAGAGCTATCCAGGAGAAAGTCggtaaatttatcaaaaatggACTCGATGCATATAAGCCGGCCAAGGTTTCAG AAACCAAGGCCAAACTACCGTTCATGAGAAGTCTGAAGCTTGCAAGATTCAGTTTGTCTGGACGCTTGAAATATCGTATGGCGTCGGTGTCAAGGCTTGTTTGTTCAGTTGTCACTCGGGTTTGCCGAAGGAAGAAAACCATGTGTGTTACTGTTAGTATTGTGTTGCTGACAATGTGA